Within the Channa argus isolate prfri chromosome 12, Channa argus male v1.0, whole genome shotgun sequence genome, the region AATATTTAGACAAAGTAACCCTTCTGATATTAGGGAGGTGTTTAAATGGGGGTTATATATTGTTaactaaaaatcaaaaagaCCAACATAATCCAAATGCTGACTGGCTTCTAGCGCCTTGTAAATATGTTGCATACTTTAATTTTTTACGTGTTATTATAATTACAATGAGCCCAGCcagaataaaaaccaaaaatgaccTATAATTCCCCAGTAACAACATTCCTGTTACTTCTCTTAGAAATGTTAAGACTATTGAGATGTTGTGCAGTCAACAAAGGATCATTTTTCACACTTAATCATCCATGTCCGTGGCAAAAGGTGAACAAGCTTTCTGCCACTCACCTCTCAAGTTTTGTCTCTGCCCAACCTGACTGCTATTGTTCTGTGTAAAGGGTGTTGCTGCTTATACCAATACCAAACTCCCtctgtggaaacacacacacccacaaatgaaaatacataagagaaagaaggaaaagttcAAAGATAGAGAAGCCAGAGTAGTTAACTGGAGATCTTCTTTTTAACCTGCTGTTTACCACAATGTTGTAAAGACTTAGGTAGCCACAGTTTCTAGAATAAAGAAAAGGCTCCAGTTTGGGCAACAGGAGCAGCATTTTGCACTGctatatttttagaaaagccTAAACTGCTTTTGCTTAAAAATTcctgtgttttaaaataattctttttGGTTCAAAATCCAATTttccatttgcatttacattttcatagaacttctttattcatttttgtgtttttgtcaatagttttcattttccatcAGGGTTGTAAATGACTCATGTCCATATTAGTTCAGTCCAGTGTATAAAGAATGACTATTAACcaacaaattatacattttctcatTATGAAACACAATAATCATTTTCCCTAAAAGGATCATGTTTACTTCCCTACACTCAATTTGAAGTAAAACAAGCTGcctgttgtcattttatattaCATGGTAGATACTTTATTGTATAAATGCATAACCCACTGTGCACCACTGCACATATACATACTGACTGACTGCCCTTTACCCTTCATACGattgaatattaatatgaagtTTCCAAAGTATATCTGTAGAAGTTAGAATCTAAATGACCACAGCAGTACTAAGACAATTTTATTGACACAGCTGAAAACCTTTTAGTTCAACAAATAAATTTATTTGATAGAACATTTTCATAAAGCAAATCAGTATAAATTAAACAGACCTATGAATTATTCAGGTTAGAAAATGCTGCTGGCTAGCATGCTGAAACCTGTTGACAAATTTAAGCATTTCACTAATAACTGATAAACAAAAAGTAGAGTGTAAAAACTGCTATATGTCCGATAAGACATCCTaccttgaaaaaaaatcaaaacacttaATAGTGTTGACTCAATATTTAGAGTTATGGATAACACTCTTTTATTGATGTCCGCCCCCCAAAAATTCCATATAGTTCTGTATTATGTAAAATTATCTCATAAATAATCTCTTATTTTGAGCCCTCACATGTGAAATAGATTTCATCTGGAAAGAAAATTACAGTAGTTAGACAGCAGTGAAAGAGATGACCTGCTGGCtttatggggggggggggggggggggttctgtcaaaaaaaaggcaaacacactattttaaaaagctgcaccAAACATTATGCTGCTGCTTTAACATTGCCACTGTACAGGTTTCATCTATCGTGGATAAAAGCAGGAAGCTGGAAAATTTTGTTTCAACTCAGCTCTGGTGGGTAGTTGGGATATGTGGTGTGGGTGAATGAACAGTATATAACCTCTGTGTATATCAGAATTCTTGATGTTCAAGGGTCATCTTCTTTACAACACCATGCCTCCGCCCATGATCTCCATCCTCTGAAAAAAAATACCACAGGACCAGGATATGTTTATATATAGAAAAGTAtgtaaatcattatttatttaatatgaacttttcttgtttttggaGTAAGGTAAATATTACAATTAACTGCCTTCTAATAAGATTTCCAATACAATCCCAAATATGGTTTAAAACAGTGTCACTATTCTTTAGATTAAGATATAAACCAGTTTACATGAGTACACATAACAAGTTCTCATTTACCTATAAAATGACCATGTTCCACCCTCTACTGGCTTGAAAGTGTACAGCACATGAGGCTTTGGAAGATTTAAAGGACCACATAGGTGTCAAATCtctaaaatgtttgattcaTGTAAAGACACTAGATCAAAATGAATGGATGGCCCAGAACTACAGAAAGATCAACtggtaaatgtcatttttcaaaatgttgcttattaaaaaaataaatctaatacaTAAGTTTACTGCAGTTGGTGGTGTTTTAATGATCTCCTGTTAAAGTATAtcaaacaatccaaaaacaGGAATCCTAGGCCCCAGTAACCAAAAGTTTCGGCTAAATTATGAGGTGATGAAAAGCTTTATAGCACTACATAGAATAACAaaggaaaactgaaaaacatgcCAGAATGTCTAATTCGAACTTGGCAGTGCTCACTTGCCTCATAGATGTCATGATATGTTTAAATTCCTTCTGCTAGGTGTAACAGTTTTATCACTAACTCAGTCCAAACGTTAATCATCAAGCATAGACATTTTTCAGGTTGTTTACCTGAGGAGGTTCTATGAAAGCTAGCCAATCTGACGAGTGTGTTGGGAGCAGTCCCATCGACTGACACTTGTAGATGGCCAACGCTGAGCCCAGGAGGTTGCCTATCAGATAGACAAGGCCCTGAAGCCACTGCTGGCTGGAGCTCTCCAGCAGCTTGAAGGCTGAAAAATGAGATGACAAAAGCATGAACGACTTGATGGAAGATGTTCATCTAATCACTTCTCATTCTGGAAATAACATCCAAAAAAACGTGTCAAATTTAAGCTGGTAGATACTTACTAGCAGACATAGACATGAGCGCCTGTATGGGCCTCCAGGCCATCATGCAGACCATCATGATGGGGAAGATGGAGATGGTGTTGCCTGACATGTACATGATGAAGAGGTTCATGGGGATCTGTTTTAGGGGGCCGAGGGCCACATCCCAGCAGCGCTGCACAATGGCCAAGAAAAACAGCAGATTATACATAACTAGTTTAATTATGATCAGATCGCTTGATCTCTATGGGTAAACATTCTAAACTGCCTTTTTTTAGTAtctgaaaaagtgaaaatataataaCAGCCATCTTCACCTTCTCCACCAGGTTCTTGTCTGTCTCCTGGATGCTGGTGTCAGGGACTGGTTTCTCAGAGTAGCCAATGGGGTAAACGACATCTCCTTGACCACCCTGCCGGTCACCACGAGACCTGCAGCACACAAACATCACAGCCAGTTTaactttaattcaatttaatttattctttcatGTGATTTGTCTATTTACAATGTAGAGAAGAGATGCCTCTGAGTTCCTTTCACTGTCAGCATCAATGTCAAAGTACAGAAAGGTACCTCAGTTTTAAACTAGTACAGCAACTGATGCAGACCTGAAAGGTAAAAGCTCCATCTAACTATGTTGGTCTGATGTTACATTGTATTGTTAATCTGCAAACACCTTCTTCATTTCCTTGTTAAGCTTCAATTAGGGTCTTTTACCCTGTCCATTCACACCGATACAGTGGCTCCGCCATGAAGTTTACTTTTGCaagattataatttctcagtttttaagttgaaactgtcagaaagatgataattctacaatgtgttaattattgaggtcataagaggtttttctaatgttttggccccctcattcattttaaatggggtCGCCAAagcattagaaccacctcttgtTATAATGCAGCCCAGTGTGATTGCTGGTATGCCCTTTAAACTACAAGGTAAAAGTACGGAAAGGAGTTTCCCACAGCTTTCAAGGGCTCTATGGATTTCCAAGCCGAAAATATGGATATAAACAGAGGTTTTCTCTTGAACAAGCtgaatttttaagaaaataatccTACTAATCCTACGATCAATTGTGGTAAATATTTGACTGTACTCTGTGTTTACCTGGTGTTGCCCATGCTCAGTTCCAGAGCCCACTTCATCCTCCTGGCCCCACCACCTCCTCTGGTTGACAGTGGTCCTCCTCCACCTTGTCCCCCTGGAGCTGCCATGGCAACCGACTGTACTGCTGGGCCTCAGAGACAGAAAGCAcctgcagaaataaaaactgaggGTAACAGCAATCTAAAGGGCAGATTCTTACTTCTATATTcttgaaaaaacacatttgaagtgGTCTTTTAGAGCGTGAATGGCCAATCAAAATATTCAATGATACatgaactaaaacaaatataaggCTGAATCACAATCTAACAGTATGTCCACATACATAATTTCAAAGACTTAAACATCAATTACATTATAACCTTTAATGGTCCAGGGTGTCATTCTAAAACGGTTTGATTAGTTGgtccaatattttattcaaggatatatgaaaaacagctgattAATTTTCTTCCAATTGACTAATGCCAATAATAATCAGCCAATAGTTTGCCCTATGGTTCTGATATATGAACTCTGTGTGAATAAAGGGTTTAATGTTTAAGtctttatgtttaaataatgGCTTTAAGTTGTGTGCGATGTTAAGCGTTAAGAGGATTTTGTGGCCTGGTTTTGAGAGAATGCACagctattaaaaacaaacccaaCTAAACGTAATTTCTCTTGGGCAAGTAATGTTGGAACGTCATTTGTTCTGCTAGTGCATTTTAGGACTGTTATGAACAACACTGCATTCAGTAACTGAGTATTGAAgagctttaaaaaatgatgcACTCAATCCAAAAACATTAACGGCAATGTTAATGTTAAGCGTTACCATGACACTTTCCCTTTTATTTAACGGTACCGctaagtgtgtatgtgaatcTCGCCTTAGGTTAGACGACAGAAACGACCTGGGCAAGCAAATGTTACAAACAGCAACATCGTCtggttttattgcatttattaacTAAAAGCAACGCCTGCatgaaaactaaacacaagaAAATATGACAATTAAAACGACCCAGCAGGACGTAGAG harbors:
- the emc4 gene encoding ER membrane protein complex subunit 4, which codes for MAAPGGQGGGGPLSTRGGGGARRMKWALELSMGNTRSRGDRQGGQGDVVYPIGYSEKPVPDTSIQETDKNLVEKRCWDVALGPLKQIPMNLFIMYMSGNTISIFPIMMVCMMAWRPIQALMSMSATFKLLESSSQQWLQGLVYLIGNLLGSALAIYKCQSMGLLPTHSSDWLAFIEPPQRMEIMGGGMVL